In Paroedura picta isolate Pp20150507F chromosome 1, Ppicta_v3.0, whole genome shotgun sequence, the following are encoded in one genomic region:
- the LOC143842852 gene encoding uncharacterized protein LOC143842852, translating into MIRCTLHLPPPFCSATSKSNMESSSQASSVPATGRGPTWRDAEIRDLIGIFSEEKIQDAFQSSHRNREVFEQVAIKMRALGHNRTGLECRSKTKTMRAEYMRAVNHNKGSGNEKVTCPYFEEQRQLYGDGEGSGRPKRVGRSLKVVRKPAAPVEEPPAEEDPGEGTSSSFRPPPPVQQRAAESVTLDLIAIVPGEPEEAPEQTPLASETQLPGTGPLESPAAPDVDSDSGASTNIDFIPGTQEEEQPRVLGPPARRRRIQIQDEVLSDEEEEPPLAPGSPPPRGALPAEERLTRERGRLRRVSVLTSVGERLLEHCYEESRRAAAADQAMLTLIAQEGRKLRAVLRETNQILREGVEEVRLIRRLMERAVAVMERAYPPQIAPPPPPTPTPPLPAPTPPTPSQNASTQTRRRTILGKRKIKPADKYSPS; encoded by the exons atgatccgttgcaccctgcacctcccaccaccattttgctcagctactagcaaaagcaacatggaatcgtcttctcaagcctcgtccgtccctgcaaccggccgtggcccaacttggagggacgcggagatcagggacctgatcgggattttctcggaggagaaaatccaggacgcgttccagtcctcccacaggaatagggaggtttttgaacaagtggctattaagatgcgcgccctgggccacaacaggaccggccttgaatgccggtcgaagaccaagacaatgagggcagagtacatgagagccgtgaaccataacaagggttccggcaacgaaaaggtgacctgcccctacttcgaggagcagcgccagctgtacggggacggggaaggatccggcaggccgaagcgcgtcggccggagccttaaggtggttcggaagccggctgccccggtcgaggaaccacccgctgaggaggatcccggcgagggaacctcctccagctttcgccctccaccccccgtccagcaacgagccgcggaatcggtaacgctggacctgatcgccatcgttcctggggagccagaggaggctcctgagcaaacgccccttgcctccg agacacagttgccagggacggggcccctagagtctccagcagcacctgacgtggatagtgattcgggggcatcaactaacattg atttcatacccggaacacaggaggaggaacagcctagggtgcttggacctcctgcccggcgcaggcggatacagattcaagatg aggttctttcagatgaggaggaggaaccacccctggctccaggcagcccaccacctagaggtgcgctcccagcagaggagaggcttacgagggaacgcggcaggctgaggcgcgtctccgtcttgacaagcgtgggagagaggctccttgagcactgctatgaggagtcacggcgtgccgcggccgctgaccaagccatgctcacactcattgcccaggaggggagaaaattgagggcagtccttagagagacaaaccaaatcctacgcgaaggcgtggaggaggtgcgtctgataaggagactcatggagagggctgtagcggtcatggaaagggcctaccctccacaaatcgcccccccaccaccacccacaccaacaccaccacttccagcacccaccccaccgactccctctcagaatgcctccacccaaacaagaaggaggactattctcggaaagagaaaaataaaaccagcagacaagtactccccctcctag